Proteins encoded together in one Rhizobacter sp. J219 window:
- a CDS encoding Rieske (2Fe-2S) protein, whose translation MRLCHIDELADGGSRGFDPHGEGRDTLLVVRQADSLHAYVDSCPHHGTPMAWRKDAYLNAAGDRIVCAAHGAQFDIASGICTLGPCLGQSLTRVPVTLTSRGEVHLAHPDPSHEETSP comes from the coding sequence ATGCGCCTGTGCCACATCGATGAACTGGCCGACGGCGGCTCGCGCGGCTTCGACCCGCACGGCGAGGGCCGCGACACGCTGCTCGTGGTGCGGCAGGCCGATTCGCTGCATGCGTACGTCGACTCCTGCCCGCACCACGGCACGCCGATGGCGTGGCGCAAGGACGCCTACCTCAACGCGGCGGGCGACCGCATCGTCTGTGCGGCGCACGGCGCACAGTTCGACATCGCCTCCGGCATCTGCACGCTCGGCCCCTGCCTCGGGCAATCGCTTACGCGCGTGCCCGTCACCCTCACATCACGCGGCGAGGTCCACCTCGCCCACCCAGACCCATCCCACGAGGAGACTTCACCATGA
- a CDS encoding FAD-dependent oxidoreductase: MTLAAHKILIIGGGFSGMSAAIELRKRGAEVDLVELDADWRNYGAGISLGGATLRAFDQLGILDDFLREGSAADGVALHLPDGTPIGLLPTPRVARPDVPGGGAILRPVLARILANATRASGTQVRLGTTFTEIKQDEEGVEVAFTDGHRQRYDLVIGADGLYSKTREAIFPDAPKPRYTGQAVWRAVLPRPETVKTAMMWMGRVKPGVNPVSATQMYLFVTEHRPNNERVDPQDFPTLLRGLLADFSDPLLQGIRDQIGADSQIVFRPLEGLLVPQPWHRGRVVLIGDTVHATTPHLASGACIGIEDALVLADELGRTQALDTALRAFQARRWERCRMVVENSFRLGEIEMTNGSKEEHTGIMRTSLMALAQPI; encoded by the coding sequence ATGACCCTGGCCGCACACAAGATCCTCATCATCGGAGGCGGCTTTTCCGGGATGTCCGCCGCGATCGAGCTGCGCAAGCGCGGCGCGGAGGTCGACCTGGTCGAGCTCGACGCCGACTGGCGCAACTACGGCGCCGGCATCAGCCTCGGCGGGGCTACGCTGCGCGCCTTTGACCAGCTCGGCATCCTCGACGACTTCCTGCGCGAAGGCAGCGCGGCCGACGGCGTGGCCCTGCACCTGCCCGACGGCACACCGATCGGCCTGCTGCCCACACCGCGCGTGGCACGCCCCGACGTGCCGGGCGGCGGCGCCATCCTGCGCCCGGTGCTGGCACGCATCCTCGCCAATGCGACACGCGCCTCGGGCACGCAGGTTCGCCTCGGCACCACCTTCACCGAGATCAAGCAAGACGAAGAAGGCGTGGAGGTCGCGTTCACCGATGGCCATCGCCAGCGCTACGACCTCGTGATCGGTGCCGACGGCCTCTACTCGAAGACACGCGAGGCGATCTTCCCGGACGCGCCCAAGCCGCGCTACACCGGCCAGGCCGTGTGGCGCGCCGTGCTGCCGCGGCCCGAGACGGTGAAGACGGCCATGATGTGGATGGGCCGTGTGAAGCCCGGCGTCAACCCGGTGTCGGCGACACAGATGTACCTCTTCGTCACCGAGCACCGGCCGAACAACGAGCGTGTCGACCCGCAAGACTTTCCGACGCTGCTGCGCGGGCTGCTGGCCGATTTTTCCGACCCGCTCCTGCAGGGCATCCGCGACCAGATCGGCGCCGATTCGCAGATCGTCTTCCGTCCGCTCGAAGGCCTGCTCGTGCCGCAGCCGTGGCACCGTGGCCGCGTCGTGCTGATCGGCGACACGGTGCACGCCACGACGCCGCACCTGGCCAGCGGCGCCTGCATCGGCATCGAAGACGCACTCGTGCTGGCCGACGAACTCGGGCGCACCCAGGCGCTCGACACCGCGCTGCGTGCCTTCCAGGCGCGCCGCTGGGAGCGCTGCCGCATGGTGGTCGAAAACTCCTTCCGCCTCGGCGAGATCGAGATGACCAACGGCAGCAA